DNA from Nocardioides seonyuensis:
CAGACGCCGTAGGTCTGGAGCGGCTCCTGAAACATCGCCCGACGTTCGACTCTGGAAGCTTCGCCTACTTCAGTTGCGGACCTCGAGGTGTTGACGACCCGGGGCCTCAGCCTCCTCGTTGAGCATCGTGAGCAGTTTGTCCCCCTCGATGTCGAGGTCTGGCAGCACGCGGTCGAGCCAGCGGGGCAGCCACCATGCTCGCTCGTTGAAGACGGCCATGAGCGCCGGGACGAGCGTCAGCCGGACGACGAAGGCGTCGATAAGGATGCCAGCGGCGAGGGCAAAGCCGATCTGCTTGATCATGATGTCGTGGCTGAAGATGAAGCCGGAGAAGACCGCGACCATGATGATGGCGGCTGCGACGACGACCCGGCTGGCTTGGTCGAACCCGTGGACGACGCTCTGCCGTGCTCCCTCACCGTGGATGTGTGCCTCGCGCATTGAGGAGACCAGGAAGACCTCGTAGTCCATGGCCAGTCCATAGAGGATGCCGGTGACGATGATCGGCATGAAACTCATCAGCGGCCCCCCGGTGTCGAACCCGAAGAGGCTGCTGAGCCAGCCCCACTGGAAGACGGCAGTGGTGGCACCGAAGGTGGCCAGGATGCTGAGCAGGAAGCCGGCTGTGGCCTTGATCGGGACGACTACCGAGCGGAAGACCAGCATCAGGATCAGCACGGAAAGCGCGATGATGATGCCGAGGTAGAGCGGAAGGACGTCGGCGAGCTTGTCGGACATGTCGATGCCGATGGCGGTGAACCCAGTTACGCCCAGCTGTACCTCATTGTCGCCGGCGATCGCGTTGTCGGGCTCGCGCAGCGAAGTCACCAGGTCGCTGGTGGCCTCGTCGCTCGGGCCGGAAGTGGGGATGACGCTGAACACGGCCAGGTCGCCGGCTTCATTGACGCCGACCGGGGCGGCCAGCACGATGTCGTCTCGGTCCTGGAGGTCGGCGATCAGTTTCGCGGTCAGCTCGGGTGTGACGCGGCCGGCGGTGCCGGTGGGTTCTGCGGTGACGAGTAGGGGACCGTTGAATCCCTCGCCGAAGCCTTGCGAGACTGCCTCGTAGCTCTGCCGGGCGGCGGTGTCCTGGTTCGCGGTGGCCCCGGTGGGGATGCCCAGGTTCATGCTGGCGGCGGGGATCGCCATCACGCCCAGGATGGCGACCACACCCACTATGACGGGCCACCGGAACCTGATCACGCCTTTGACCCAGTGGTCGGCGACACTGTGTGATTCCTCCTTGACCTTGGCGCGGCGTTGGGCTCGCGCCTTGTCCGAGCAGATCCGCTCACCGACCAGCCCTAGCAGTGCGGGCAGCAGGGTCAGCGCGATGAGGACGGCCAGGGCCACCGTGGACGCCGCGACCAGGGCCATCGTGGAGAGCATGGCGATGCCGATCACGGTCAGTGCGGTCAGTGCGATGAGGACGGTCACGCCGGCGAAGAAGACGGCACTGCCCGCGGTGCCGACTGCTCTGCCGGCCGCCTCCTGCGCGGTGAGTCCGCGGTCGAGGATGAGCCGTCGCTGCCGGTTGACGACGAACAGCGCGTAGTCGATGCCGACGGCGAGGCCCACCATGAGACCGAGCACTGGGGTGGCGGAGTTCATCTCGACGGCCGTCGAGAGCGCGTACGCTCCGCCGACGCCGATGCCGACCCCGACCAGCGCGGTGACCAGGGGAAGGCCGGCCGCGATCAGCGAGCCCAGGGTGAGCACCAGCACCAGGGCGGCGACGGCGAGACCGATCACCTCGCCGATGCCGACCGGGATCTCGATGGCCTTGAGCGAGTCGCTCGGGAGCACGGTGATCCCGGTCCCGTGCTCCGCGCGCTCCACCACCTCGACCACCGAGGTGACGTCATCGTCGGTCAAGGAGGTCGAGGCGACCGTGAACTGGAACTGGAACAGCGCGACCTGACCGTCGGAGGACACCAGCACGCCGGGCACAGGTGCTCCGTCCACCAGCAGCGGCTGGTAGGGAGGCGTCTGCCCCTGCGCCGATCCCGTCGGGGGAGTGCCCGGTGCATTCTCGTTGGGAGTGCCTGGAGCGCCTTGATCAGCCGCACCCGGCGCAAGGTCGAGGGGGTTTACGACCTTGTCGAGGTCATAGACGTCGTTGACGGTGTTGGTGATCACCGAAAGGCGGTCCGCGGTGTCGAGTCGTTCACCCTCCGGGACGGTGAAGACGACGCTGGCCTGACCTCCCGAGGCTGCAGGCAGCTCATCGGCTACGCGGTCGAGCACGGTCTGTGCCTCGGTGCCCTCGATCTTCATCTCGGAGCTGACACTGACTCCGTTGATAGCGACCGCACCGACGACCACGGCGAGGACCGCGAGCCAGCCCGAGATGAACAGCCACGGCTTGCCGAAGGCGGTTCGTCCGAGCCGGTACAGGAAGGTGGACATGGGTCTGGTGCTCCTTGAGGGCGAGGGGGTTCTAGAGGCCGTTGCGTAGGTAGTCGAAGGTCAGGTCGAGAAACGAGCTGTAGTCCATCGCGGCGGAGCTGAGGTCGCTCTCGCCGCTGAGGTGGACGTCGAGGGTGCCCTCCAGGGCGGCCATCACGGCGCCGTACACCGCGCCGAACAGCAGCGGCACATAGATCGAGGGGTATCGCTCCCCGGCCACCGACCCCAAGAGCTCCTGGGCGGTATGACGCATGCGCTGCTGAACACCCAGGACGTAGGGCTCCAGGGTCGGGTACTGCCGCGCCATCGTCATCAGCTCGCGCATCGTCAGCAACGTGTCTTCGGTGAACTGCTCCCTCATGACGGCCAGCAGGGCGTCGAGCAAGGGCAGGTCTGCGGGGAGGCTGGTCAGGATCTCGCTGACGTCGTCGACCCGGCCGAACGCGACCGAAGCGACCGCCTCTTCCTTGCAGGAGAAGTGGTTCGCGAAGGTACGTCGCGAGTAGCCCGCTCGGTCGACCACGTCCGCGGTGACGAAACCGAACAGGCCACGCTCTCGGGTGAGCTCGAACGCCGCCACGGCCAGCGTCTGTCCCGTCGCCTCTCGCTTGAGGTCACGCAGTCCACGATCCATGTGCGCAGTATGACCTGTCGTGCCCAATGGGCAACATTGCCCACCGAGCAGAGCCGTGGCTTCGGGGCGCCATGGACCGCAACAGTCCGACGCGGTCGGTAGCGTGGCGGCAACAGCTCACCATCGCCCTCCGGCGCCGCGGGTGGCATTAGGTGGGCGTCCAAGGATGGGAGTGCGCGCATGGGCACTGCGGGGGATGGGACGGACGCTGGACGCGTAGCGGACCTCACGCAGCTGGCTGACGGCGCGCAGTTCGCTGACGCCGTGCTGGCTCTACTGGCGGTCGCTCGGCGGACCAGGGGCCGACTGCAGCCCCTCTTCGAGGACGTCACCGTGCCGCAGCTGGTACTGCTGGATGCTGTCCAGGCCTGCGGGCGGGAAGGCATCGTCGCAATCTCGGAGTACACGTTGCTCAGCCAACCGACCGTGACCCAGCAGGCCGCCGCGCTAGAAGCCGCCGGGCTTCTGCGTCGCATCGCAGCCGAGAACGATCGGCGCCGGCGGGTCCTCACGCTCACCGAACGCGGTGAGGACCTCCTGGCATCTAAGCGCGGACTGGTCGCCGACCGGTTATCAGTGGCCTGGGCATCGCTCAGCGCCGAGGAGCGGTCGATCGCGGTCCCGCTGCTGCGTCATGTCATTGACCTTGTCTCGGAGTTGGCCTGACACTTGCACGCACGGACGCGGGAGGAGCCGGCGCCTGCGGCCGGCCGATCGGGACGAGCGCGCTCGGGTGGTGCGTGGCCAGCTGTTGGCACGGGCGGCGACGGCCGAGCCCATCCGACTACGACCGACGGACTGACGCGAGGGCCCGCATCTCCCCTGCGCCCCGTCGTAGGACCTGCGAGGGTCTGACCTTAGCCGCCTCCATCAGGGCGAAGTGGGGCCGCGCACGTTCGCCGGTTCGAGAAGTTGGAGACGCCTCTGTTTCGGGCACACCCACCATCGGAGATGCAGGCACGAGAGTCACCAGGAGGCCGGTGTAGCAGACAAACGTCCGAGCCAGCAGTCCCGAGCTCGGCGGTGGTGCTCGCGTGCTGGCGTTCGCTGACTTGCCTACGATTGGTCACCCATCGCTGAGTTCGCCCGCCGCTTTGCGCATCTGAGAGATGGCATGGTCTTCGTCGCTGGGGAGCGTCGCGATGAGCTCATTCACCCGTCGCCAGCGGTCGAACGTCGCTGCGTCGCTACGGCCGGCCGCAGCCAGCGCCGACCACGTGTCCGCGCAGCGCAGGAGCGCGGTTCCGGCCTTCGCCATCTCAGCGGACCCCGTTAGCCGAGCCACGTCGGTACAGAACTGTGCCTGCAACCGGCGGAACAGGCCGCCGCCGGTCCCTGCCTTCTCCACAAAGGCGTGGAGTGAACGCAGCGCGACGTCTAGTTCCGGTTCGGGCATGAGCCCCGGCCACCGGTCGACATCCTCGGCGAATACCGCGACTCCACTGATCCCCGCAGCAGCAACGGCATCCGGCGGCAGCGCCGACGTATCCGGGATAATCGCGGTTACCGGCGCTTGCATGTTCTCGACCGAGGCGACGAGGGCCGAAGCCGCGGTCGGACGGAGACCGGGCAGGCTCTGGGGCCAGTTCACGAAGTACGTGGTGTGCCTCGTGGGCACGGGGAACGACCGTGACGCGCGCGCCCGCGCAAGAGCCTCGTAGGAGACTTCCTGCACCTCGGCTCGGTCGTTGTCCACCACAAAAGCCTTCTCCGTCTCGTCGTCATAACCGATCACGACGATGTCATGCCGACTCATCTGAAGGCGGACATTGAGGTAGGGCAGCTCAGCAATGTCCGCCCACATCAGCACGGGACGGCCTCGCTGGAGCTCCCTGCGGACCCAGCCCCAACCGGTCACGGGGTCGTCGGTGCCACGGACGTCGACCTCTGCACCGAGCCTCGAAAGAAGGTCGACCTCAAGGTCGCTGCTACGCCCGACGAAGTAGATGGGCGGGGTGAGAGCCGGCACGCGCAGATAGGTGAAACCCAGACCGCCGCCCATCCCGAAGACCAGACCTTCGCTCGGTACCTCCTCCCAGCCGAGACCGGCCCACTCCAGGAGGTCTCTCAGCGCTCCGGAACCGCAATGACCGGCCTCGCGGTGGGGATAGTCCAGCAGGATCCGCCGCGGCTCCGGCTGTCGGGGCAGGAACTCAGCTGACATGGCAACTCCTGGATGGGCTCGCAGCGCTCTGTGCGTACGCCGGTGGGTCGGGCGCGGCGGGTTCCGCGACTCTACATTTCGCTGAGGCACGCAGGGGCTCGCGGTCGACGGCGGTCGTGAGGGCTGGTGCAGGTCACGATTCGAGGGACAGGAACCGGACGGCGACGTCGGAGATCTTGCGCGCCGTCGCGGTTCGGTCCCACTTGGGGAGCGCCAGATGACTGACCGTCAGGCGCACCATGGTGTCGGCCGCGTCGACGACGTCGTCTGGGGGAAGACTCGGGTAACTCTTCGCCACCCATGCGGCTAGGGTGTCGGAGGCGAGGTCGAGAAGCCGCGCGGATGTCGTGAGCAGCGGGAGCATCCCCGTGGACGGCTGACTGCCCGCATCCAGGTCTCGGTTGGAGATGAGCACTGCCTTGAGCAGGGGGCTGCGCTCGGCCTCGATCAAGGTGTAGTCGACGGCTGCTGCGATGCCGCGTTTCGCATCGCCGATGTGTGCCTCCAGCGCCTTCTGGATGCCCTCCAGGAAGCGCGAGGCCTCGCGGAGCACGAGGGCTTCTCCAAGGCCGGCCTTGTCACCGAACTCCTTGTAGAGCGCCGCTCGCGACACCCCGGCACGATGCGCCACCTCTCCCATGCGCACCCGGTCCCAGCCGCGGTCGACGATCAGGTCGTGGGCAGCCTCGAGGACAGCGGCGCGCATGTGCTCCCTGAACCGTTCGCGCATGGATGGTCCCCGCATGTCAGAGAGGTTAGCGATTCGTGTCTCGCGACCGACTCGCGTCACTGACCTGGACACGCCCGCACGCTCCTAGCGTGCTCGTGGGCCAGTTGGTCGACCATGACGGCGAGGGTGTCCTGAAGCCTCTGCACCCCTGCAGCGACTGCCGTCGCCCTCGGCAACTCTCGGAGGTCCTCGAGTTGCACCGGGTCCCCGACCAGCAGGGTGACCCGACGACGGCGGCGGCCCAGCACCACCCTCCCTTCGTAGGCTGGCACGATCGCCTGCACGCCCCATTGAGCAACGGGAATCAATGGAGCCGACGTCTCGAGTGCGATGCGGACAGCACCCGACCTGAGCGACATCAGACGTCCATCCGGTCGCTTTGTGATCGATCCTTCCGGATACACCACGACAAGAGCGCCACGCTCCACGGCTTCGACCGCGGCACGGATCCCTGACCGGCCGTCGGACCGATCGACCTCGACGTGGCCGGCCGACCGGAACCACCAGCCGACTGCTCTACTTTGAAACAGGCTCGCCTTGGCCATGAACCGGGGGGTCCGGCCCTGGGCGAGGATCATCTCCCCCAGGAACAGCGGGTCGGCCTGGGAGACATGGTTGGCCGCCAGCACCGCGCCTCCCGACCCGGGCAGGCGCTCCGTACCGCGCCAGTCCGCTCTCCTGCCCAGCAGCAGCAGCGGTTTGCAGACGAGCAACGCCAGCCACCACGCAGGCCCGCGGGCGTCTCTGGGGACGCCTCTCGCGCCCGCGGACCGACCCGAGTCACGCAAGTCCGGAACGATACGCAGGACTCCCATCGCCGTCCAGACCGTCGACCTCCAAGCCATCCTTGCTCACCTCGGCGGGCAATGGCTCGATGGTGACCACGACCAGCGGTCACTGCGGCTTCTCACACCGCCACCTCCGCTGTCAGGGCGGCCATGTCGGCCGCAGTCCCCTGGGTGAGCATGCGTTTGGTGGTCATGAAGTCCCGGGGACGGTTGACACAGTCAGCAGCTATCGGCTCGCCCTTCCGGAGGTAGTAGCAGGTGAAGTCGCGGTCACGGGTCGGGTCACCACTCATGACGATGTCGTCATAGGCGGTGTTGAGTCCCGCGATCTGGAGCTTGAGGTCATACTGGTCCGACCAGAACCACGGGAGCGCCGCCACCTCCTTGTCATTTCCACAGATAGTCGCCGCTGCCACCTTGGCCTGCTCCACTGCACTCGGGACCGACTCCAGCCTGATTCGTCGGCCGTAGCGGGGGATGTCCTGCGACGTACAGTCCCCGGCCGCCACGATGTCAGGGTCACTGGTGCGGGCGTGGGCGTCGATGAGGATCCCGTCGTCCACGACCAGGCCGGCTGCCTCGGCGAGTTCGGTGGTCGGCTCGATCCCGATTCCGACGATCACAAAGTCCGCTTGGACCGACTCGCCACTGGCCAGCACCACCTCTCGCACGCGGGTGTCGCCGACCAGGGCCTCTACCGAGGCGTTCGTCCTCACGTCGACGCCCTCTTCTTGGTGGATCCGTGTGAAGAAGGCCGACACCTCAGGGGCAGTGACCCGCTCGAGGACCCGGTCTGCGGCCTCGAGGACCGTGACGTGGAGGCCCAACGAGCGCAGCGAGGCGGCGGTCTCCAGCCCGATGTACCCACCACCCACGATGACGGCGTTGCGCCCGGGGATCGCGTCCTCGCGGATCCGCTCCACCCCCGACGATTGACGCAGGTAGTGCACCCCGTCGAGGTCGGCACCCTCGGCGCGGAGACGTCGGGGGTGCGCTCCCGTGCACAGAGCAAGAGCGTCATAGGACAAGCGGTCCCCGGTGCCGAGCACGAGCTCGCCCGCCGGCCGGTCGATCTCCTGCACGCTGGCAGTCACGCGCTCGACGTCCTGCTTGACGTAGAAGTCCTCCGACCGGATGGCCAGCTCCTTCAGCGAGCACTTCCCGGCCAGATATGCCTTCGACAACGGAGGCCTTTGGTACGGCAGCGCCGACTCGTCACCGACCAGCACGATCTCACCCGACCAACCCTCTCGGCGGAGGCTGGTGACCAGCTGCACCCCGGCATGGCTGGCGCCGACCACCACCGCGCGCCCTGAGCTCATCCGCTGCCCTTGGGGGTGAGCTCGACCATCAGCTTGCTGATGCCGCGAACAAAGTTGGACTGCACGTACTGCGGCTCACCGACCACATCGATCCTCTCGAAGCGCGGGAGCAGCTCCTCCCAGAGGATCCGCAGCTGCAGCTCGGCCAACCGGTTGCCCATGCACCGATGCACGCCGAAGCCGAAAGCGATGTGGTTGCGGGCGTTGCGACGGTCGATGATCAGCTCGTCCGGCCGCTCGAACACCGTCTCGTCGCGGTTGCCGGACGCGTACCACATCACCACCTTGTCGCCCTTGCGGATGAACTGACCGTTCAGCATGGTGTCGGTCTTCGCGATCCGCCGCATGTACGCGAGCGGCGTCTGCCAGCGGATGATCTCCGAGACCATGTTCGGGATCAGGTCCGGATTGGCCTTGAGCTTCTCGAACTGGTCGGGGAACTGGTTGAGTGCAAGAACTCCGCCGCTCATCGAGTTGCGTGTGGTGTCGTTGCCGCCCACGATCAGCAGAACAAAGTTGCCGATGAACTCCATCGGACGCTTGATCAGGTCCTTGGTGCTCTCATCGCTCTGCAGCATCGTGACCAGGTCGAACCCGGGCTCTTCGCCGGCCGCGAGCCGGGCGGCCTTGTCGTGCCAGAGTTCAGTGAGTCCTCGCGCCATCTCGAGCATGCCCCGGAACAGCTCGTCGTTGTCGGTAGTGGCCGTGCCGCCGTTGGTCTGCTCCATCGAGGTTGCCAGGTCCGACCACTCGACGAGCTTGTGCCGCTCCTCGAAGGGGAAGTCCAACAGCGTGGCCAGCATGCGGGCGGTCAGCTCGATCGACACCGTGCTCACCCAGTCGAACGGTTCGTTGACGGGCAGGTTGTCCAGGACGTCCCTGACGCGCTCGCGAATGAGGTCCTCCATCTCGTGGAGGTTCTTCGGTGCGACGACACCTTGTACGGCGCGCCGCTGTATGTCGTGCTTGGGCGGGTCCATGGCGATGAACATCGCGACGTCCATGAACCGCGGGGGTGTTCCGATGACGATGAGAGGCTCGGCGGAGAAGACCTCGTGGTTCTTGTCCACCGCCATGATGTCGGCGTGACGCGTCACCGACCAGAACGGGCCGAAGGGACTGTGGGCCTGGTAGTGGACCGGAGCCTCGTTGCGCAGACGTTCGAAGTAGGATGCCCACCGCCCCTGTCGGTAGAGGAACGGGTTGCTGAGGTCGATCTCGGCGAGGGGGACCTCTTCGACCGGCGGGATCCGGGCCTCGACGAACATCGGCCCGTTCGCGCCGGTGACCCAACGCCGGCCCTTGTCGTAGAGGCGCGCGCCCTGGATCTGTCGCTCCAGGGGGATGGCGGACTCCACCTTCGTTTTCACTGATTCTGGGATCTTCACTTCTGGGAACTTCATCGGGCTTGACCCTCCTGCTACATCTGGAACTCGGGCAACTGCACCGTCAAGCCGTCCCACGATTTGCAGACCTTGACTTGGCACGACAGGCGAGACGTCGGCTGTCGCTCGGGGTTCATCGACAGCATCTCCTCCTCCTCGGGACCGGACCGGCCGACCTTGTCGGCCCAGGCGCGATCAACGATCACGTGGCAGGTGCCGCATGCGGCCTCGCCGCCGCAGTCGGCATCGATGCCCGGGATGGCGTTGTTCGTCGCCACCTGCATCAGCGAGCTGCCCTCCTCGAGCGGGGCCTCGTGCTGCTCCCCATCGTGCGACATGAAGGTGACCACTGCCATCGACAATTCTCCTACCTTTGCCTACCGGATAGACGTTTCGATGATGATTGTTGTCGACTGTCCCCGGCAAAGCCATGTCGTATCGTGTCAGTATGTTGTGAATTCGGATCACGTGAGGATTGCCTGTGAGGACAGACGAGCCAGGCGTCCCGTCGCTGGCCTTCGTGCAACTGCTGAGCAGTCCGGCGATCGACGCGGACGCCGTCGAGCGTTTTCGCGTCATCATGGTGCGCGAGGGAACCGGTGAGATGGCTCTCATCCGGACCCAGGGCGAGGCACCGCTGCGATGGTTCCGCGAGGTCTATCCCGACCTCGACATCGAGCAGGCCACCCGGCTCGGGATCGCCTGCGCAGAACACGCGCAGCTCACATCCTTCGGACCGTTGAGTGTCCCGTTGGTCAGCGCGTGCACCGTCGAAGAAGTCGTGGAGCTGCTGACCTATCTGCCCTTGATCACCAACGCGGTCACCACGCAGTTCCAACCGCAGCAGGACGACCTGACGATCCGGCTGTCGGGGAACGCAGGCGACCCCGATCTCGACTGTCTGGTCGTCACCTACTGCGGACTGGCACTCCTACGGTTGATCGACCTGGTGGTCGTCGAGGCCTCGGAGGCAACCATGCACAGCCACTGGCCGGAGCCGAGCGTGCTACCCCGAGAGGCCGCGAGCCGGTCCCGGCTCGAGTTCGACGCCCCCTTCTCCTACCTGCACATGCCCGCGAGGACGCTTCAGGCTCCCTGCCGCTTCCCCGACCCGATCTCCTACGAACTCGCCGTCACCGAGCTCCAGCAGGCGCTCGCGCGCCGAGCCGACACCCCGGAGTTCACCCGCAGAGTCTGGGCGTTGCTCGACGACGGGTCCGGGGCAAGGACGATCCAGTCCGTCGCGGACGAGTTCTCGATGTCCTCGAGCACCCTGAAACGGCGCCTCGCCGCTGAGGGGACCAGTTTCCGCGAGCTGCTGCAGCAGTCGATGGTCGACCGCGCCAGGAAGCGGCTTCTCGACCCCTCCACGTCGGTCGGCGAGGTCGCCAACGAGCTCGGCTACAGCGATCTCACCAACTTCTCGCACGCCTTCAAGAAATGGACCGGCAGCTCACCGAGCCACTTCCGACGTGAGCACGAGGTCCGTTGAGGCGAGAGTGCTCAGTCCGAGCTTCCTGACGGGTCCACGGGTGCATGCTCGCCGGCCTCCCCGGCGTTCCCAGGACCAATGAAGGCGTCGTCGGCAAGCCCGACGCCGGGGGCCGTGCGGCCGTAGGTCTGCTCGAGGGCCGTCTGGATCCGGTCCAGCGGGAGGTCGTCGAAGCTGCCGTGGTCCCGCACGTACTCCATGTGCCGGGTGCCGTCGGAGGGTGAAGGCGTGCATGAGCGCGTCGCTCTGTCCGTCGAAGTCCACCGGGGGCACGTCGAAGCGCTCGCACAGCTCGACATTGAAGGCCGGCGTCGCCTTCATCCATCGCCCGTCGAGGTGGACGCTGCAGTACCCGTGGTACACGAACAGGTCCGTGCCACCCATGACGGCCCGTAAGGTGTCGGTCTGCAGGTGGTTGCGGACGTCAGCGAAGCCCAGCCGGGCGGGGATGCCCACGGCCCGCAGCACCGCCGTCAGAAGCACCGCCTTGGGAACGCAGTAGGCGCGGCCCGCCTCGAGCACGTAGCTCGCCCGGTAGTGCGCAGGATCTCGGGACACCGAGTAGGGGTCGTACCAGACCCTGTCCCGGACCGCTGCGAAGAGGAGGCTCGCTCGCTCACGAGGGCTCGACGCGCCGGCGATCACCCACCTGCTCGGTGAAGTCGCGCACCGAAGCGCTGTCGTGATCAAGGAAGAAGGTCGCTCGAGGTGCGGTCCCGCGGTCGGCGTCATCGCCGCCGCCAGTGGGCATTGCTACTACGAGCAGGGCAGTCCCTTCTTGAGCCACGCCTCGTCACGGTGATCGGCGGGCTGCAGACCGATAGTGAGCCACACCAGAACAGCCGGTGGGCAGCCGCGTGGAGAGCTCCCCGCCGATCACCTGGACCGAGTCTGGCCAGACACCGGCCCTACGGGAATCGTCTAGTAGCCGCGAAGGTCGCACTCACCCGGACTTCGCCCGTCGCGGTCGCGAGGTGGGTGGGTCGTGGCAGTCTGAAGCTGTGACCGAGCAGGATCCGTGGGTAGAGGCTGAGACTCACACCTGGGAGCAGGACATGCGACGGGAGTTGGCCGACTCCGCGAGCGGCGAAGATGCCTGAGCCGCCGTGGCCAAGCCCGGACAACCCGATGCTGGCCGCGTTGCTGCACGACGCTGGCAAGAACGTCGACGCTCTCGGCGTAGACGCCGCGTTCATCCAGTTAGCGACGCACTGTTGGTTCGAGGGCGGCATTGAGGCCTACGACCGTGGCCAGCGCGATGCTCGCGGAGCGCCCGCCGAAGGCTGACAGGGGATTCGACCCGGTACCACTTACGGTCCACATTGGGCCCGCGCTACTCGGTGCCAGGCGGGTATCCTGAGATCGGACGCGAGGGCGCATCCCTCACCACACCGTGCGAGTCGGTAGCTTCCGATCCAGGACCGAAGTAGTCGCGACGCCCTCGACGGCGTCCAGAGGTCGCAGGTTCAAATCCTGCCCCCGCTACAAAGAGAAACCGCCCGTGACCTGCTGGTCACGGGCGGTTTTCGCGTCTCGGGCGACGACCGGGACGACTCGCTGACACCATGGACGGATCCACCCGGGATCAACGTCAGGAGCACCCATGAGCGACCAGACCCCAGAGCAGGCCAGTCGTGAGGTCATCGACCGGGTCCAGGGCAGCTTCGACCGCCAAGGGCTGATGCGACTGCTCGGGGCGCAGCTCACACATGTGGCGCCTGGTCGAGTCCAGGTCACTCTGTCGCACCGTGACGAGGTGACCCAGCAGCACGGTTACATCCACGCGGGAGCGACCAGCGCGATCGCCGACACGGCGGGCGGGTATGCCGCGCTGACGTTGATGCCGCCGACCTCCGAGGTGCTGACGGTCGAGTACAAGCTCAACCTCGTCGCTCCGGCAGCGGGAGACCATCTCGAGGCGATCGGTACGGTGCTCAAGTCCGGCCGCACCCTCAGCATCTGCCGGCTCGAGGTCTTCGCCGTCTCGGACGACGGACGAAAGCTAGTTGCCGCCGGCCAGCAGACCCTGATCGGGGTGCCTGGGACTCCCTCCACCACTGGAGTCAGTTCGTGAGGAGGTCGGCGTAGCGCCGACGATGCTTCGGCTCGAGGATGCCCTTGAGCACCAGCGCGAGCTGGCGCTGCGCATAGGTGTCCAGGGAGAGCGTCCGCTCGAAGTACCAGTGCTTCAGGGCCCAGGCGTGCGCCAGCAGGAGCAGGTCGTACGCCGCCAGCTCGAGGTCTGGCACGTCGAACACCCCGGCCTCCACGCCAGCGCGGAGCGCGGCCCGCAACGGCTCACTGGTCTGCACCTCGAGCTCCTTGATCCGCGCCCGGCCCGCCTCGTCGAGGCTCTTGGTCTCCCGGTAGGTCAGGACGGCGGCGTGGCGGCGCTCGTCGATGACCTCGCAGTAGGCACGGAAGCCCGCGGCCAGGCGGTGGACGGGATCGTCGCCAGCGGCCTCGACCGCGGCCGGCACCCGGGTCGCGAAGGAGTCCAGCACGCCGATGATGACGGCGAGGAGCAGGTCGTCCTTGCTCCCGAAGTAGCGATAGATCAGACCGACGCTCACGCCGGCCTCGGCGGCCACGGACTGCATGGACACCGCATGGGATCCGTCGCGCTCCATCAACCGCGCCGCCGCCTCGAGGAGCTGGGCGCTGCGACGCTCGGC
Protein-coding regions in this window:
- a CDS encoding 2Fe-2S iron-sulfur cluster-binding protein, yielding MAVVTFMSHDGEQHEAPLEEGSSLMQVATNNAIPGIDADCGGEAACGTCHVIVDRAWADKVGRSGPEEEEMLSMNPERQPTSRLSCQVKVCKSWDGLTVQLPEFQM
- a CDS encoding AraC family transcriptional regulator encodes the protein MRTDEPGVPSLAFVQLLSSPAIDADAVERFRVIMVREGTGEMALIRTQGEAPLRWFREVYPDLDIEQATRLGIACAEHAQLTSFGPLSVPLVSACTVEEVVELLTYLPLITNAVTTQFQPQQDDLTIRLSGNAGDPDLDCLVVTYCGLALLRLIDLVVVEASEATMHSHWPEPSVLPREAASRSRLEFDAPFSYLHMPARTLQAPCRFPDPISYELAVTELQQALARRADTPEFTRRVWALLDDGSGARTIQSVADEFSMSSSTLKRRLAAEGTSFRELLQQSMVDRARKRLLDPSTSVGEVANELGYSDLTNFSHAFKKWTGSSPSHFRREHEVR
- a CDS encoding TetR/AcrR family transcriptional regulator; translated protein: MTFAAELDPADAARSARAERRSAQLLEAAARLMERDGSHAVSMQSVAAEAGVSVGLIYRYFGSKDDLLLAVIIGVLDSFATRVPAAVEAAGDDPVHRLAAGFRAYCEVIDERRHAAVLTYRETKSLDEAGRARIKELEVQTSEPLRAALRAGVEAGVFDVPDLELAAYDLLLLAHAWALKHWYFERTLSLDTYAQRQLALVLKGILEPKHRRRYADLLTN
- a CDS encoding NAD(P)/FAD-dependent oxidoreductase gives rise to the protein MSSGRAVVVGASHAGVQLVTSLRREGWSGEIVLVGDESALPYQRPPLSKAYLAGKCSLKELAIRSEDFYVKQDVERVTASVQEIDRPAGELVLGTGDRLSYDALALCTGAHPRRLRAEGADLDGVHYLRQSSGVERIREDAIPGRNAVIVGGGYIGLETAASLRSLGLHVTVLEAADRVLERVTAPEVSAFFTRIHQEEGVDVRTNASVEALVGDTRVREVVLASGESVQADFVIVGIGIEPTTELAEAAGLVVDDGILIDAHARTSDPDIVAAGDCTSQDIPRYGRRIRLESVPSAVEQAKVAAATICGNDKEVAALPWFWSDQYDLKLQIAGLNTAYDDIVMSGDPTRDRDFTCYYLRKGEPIAADCVNRPRDFMTTKRMLTQGTAADMAALTAEVAV
- a CDS encoding cytochrome P450, which translates into the protein MKTKVESAIPLERQIQGARLYDKGRRWVTGANGPMFVEARIPPVEEVPLAEIDLSNPFLYRQGRWASYFERLRNEAPVHYQAHSPFGPFWSVTRHADIMAVDKNHEVFSAEPLIVIGTPPRFMDVAMFIAMDPPKHDIQRRAVQGVVAPKNLHEMEDLIRERVRDVLDNLPVNEPFDWVSTVSIELTARMLATLLDFPFEERHKLVEWSDLATSMEQTNGGTATTDNDELFRGMLEMARGLTELWHDKAARLAAGEEPGFDLVTMLQSDESTKDLIKRPMEFIGNFVLLIVGGNDTTRNSMSGGVLALNQFPDQFEKLKANPDLIPNMVSEIIRWQTPLAYMRRIAKTDTMLNGQFIRKGDKVVMWYASGNRDETVFERPDELIIDRRNARNHIAFGFGVHRCMGNRLAELQLRILWEELLPRFERIDVVGEPQYVQSNFVRGISKLMVELTPKGSG
- a CDS encoding PaaI family thioesterase, translated to MSDQTPEQASREVIDRVQGSFDRQGLMRLLGAQLTHVAPGRVQVTLSHRDEVTQQHGYIHAGATSAIADTAGGYAALTLMPPTSEVLTVEYKLNLVAPAAGDHLEAIGTVLKSGRTLSICRLEVFAVSDDGRKLVAAGQQTLIGVPGTPSTTGVSS